A portion of the Bacteroidales bacterium genome contains these proteins:
- a CDS encoding PorT family protein — translation MKKIIYILSFIIISVGNTYSQKDTIRDNYIGINGGVTMYAIVTENKFEYEDFFKTNNEQIISSLYQNAWTAGIAYKNFSEKSVGTALELNYEKKGGYNVFLYDLDENTEDSTAVLFKHDLEYVEFTFMMNLRFGKKKLKFNLYGGPYISYLFKEKITFLSETSGIQYKTRADSKFDFGVNGGGGISYQFGKNIVELGVRISQGLINIFEYQSINSALLNQNQVISARFHYYYIF, via the coding sequence GTGAAAAAGATCATTTACATATTAAGTTTTATTATAATAAGTGTCGGAAACACTTATTCTCAAAAGGATACAATTAGGGATAATTATATTGGTATAAACGGAGGTGTTACGATGTATGCTATTGTAACGGAAAATAAATTCGAATATGAAGATTTTTTTAAAACAAATAACGAACAAATTATTAGTTCTTTATATCAAAATGCTTGGACTGCAGGAATTGCTTATAAAAACTTTTCAGAAAAATCAGTAGGAACAGCTTTAGAGTTGAATTATGAAAAAAAAGGCGGTTATAATGTATTTTTATATGATTTGGACGAAAATACAGAAGATAGTACAGCCGTTTTATTCAAACATGATTTGGAGTATGTTGAATTTACGTTTATGATGAATTTACGATTCGGAAAAAAGAAACTTAAATTTAATTTATACGGCGGACCGTATATATCTTATTTATTTAAAGAAAAAATTACATTTTTATCAGAGACATCCGGAATACAATATAAAACAAGAGCTGATTCGAAATTTGATTTTGGAGTAAACGGTGGTGGCGGAATAAGTTATCAGTTCGGTAAAAACATTGTAGAATTAGGTGTGAGAATCAGTCAAGGATTGATAAATATATTTGAATATCAATCTATAAACAGTGCTTTACTTAATCAAAATCAAGTTATTTCTGCACGGTTTCATTATTATTATATTTTTTAA
- the sufB gene encoding Fe-S cluster assembly protein SufB, with the protein MAKDDKIINDLTNKEYDAGFITDIEMDVFPRGLDEDVIRAISKKKEEPEFMLNFRLNAYKYWKEQKEPEWALLDYPKPDFQNISYFASPKNHPKFNSLDEVDPEIIDTFNKLGVPLEEQKILSGVAVDVVMDSVSVHTTFQKTLRDLGIIFCSISEAIREHPDLIKKYLATVVPYRNNFYSALNSAVFTDGSFAYIPKGVRCPVELSTYFRINQANTGQFERTLVIADEGSYVSYLEGCTAPQRDENQLHAAVVELIAMKDAEIKYSTVQNWYPGNKAGKGGIYNFVTKRGICKGDFSKISWTQVETGSAVTWKYPSTILKGNSSVSEFFSVAVTNNYQQADTGTKMIHIGKNTKSTIISKGISLGKSNNTYRGLVDIKKTAVNARNYSQCDSLLIGDKCGAHTFPYIDVDNSTAIVEHEATTSKIAEDQIFYCNQRGLDTENAIGLIVNGFAKEVLNRLPMEFATEARKLLSITLEGSIG; encoded by the coding sequence ATGGCAAAAGATGATAAAATAATAAATGATTTAACAAATAAAGAATACGATGCCGGTTTTATTACTGACATCGAAATGGATGTTTTTCCGAGGGGATTAGATGAAGATGTTATAAGAGCAATCTCAAAAAAGAAGGAAGAACCGGAATTTATGCTTAATTTCAGGTTAAATGCATATAAATATTGGAAAGAACAAAAAGAACCGGAATGGGCTTTGTTAGATTATCCCAAACCGGATTTTCAAAATATTAGTTATTTTGCATCACCCAAAAATCACCCTAAATTTAACAGTTTAGACGAAGTAGATCCGGAAATTATAGATACTTTTAATAAACTCGGGGTTCCTCTTGAAGAGCAAAAAATTCTGTCCGGTGTTGCTGTAGATGTTGTTATGGACAGCGTTTCAGTGCATACAACTTTTCAGAAAACATTAAGAGATCTCGGTATAATATTTTGCTCAATCAGTGAAGCCATCCGTGAGCATCCGGATTTGATTAAGAAATATTTGGCAACAGTTGTTCCTTATCGTAATAATTTCTATTCAGCATTAAATTCTGCGGTTTTTACCGATGGTTCGTTTGCATATATTCCGAAAGGTGTCAGATGTCCGGTTGAGTTATCAACATATTTCAGAATAAATCAAGCGAATACCGGGCAATTTGAAAGAACTTTAGTAATTGCGGATGAAGGAAGTTATGTAAGTTATTTGGAAGGTTGTACTGCTCCTCAACGAGATGAAAATCAACTGCATGCTGCAGTTGTTGAACTTATTGCCATGAAAGATGCTGAAATAAAATATTCAACAGTTCAAAATTGGTATCCCGGAAATAAAGCCGGTAAAGGAGGAATATATAACTTTGTAACAAAAAGAGGTATTTGTAAGGGTGATTTTTCAAAAATATCTTGGACACAAGTTGAAACAGGTTCTGCTGTTACATGGAAATATCCGAGCACAATATTAAAAGGGAACAGTTCTGTAAGCGAATTTTTTTCTGTTGCAGTAACAAATAATTATCAACAAGCTGATACAGGAACAAAGATGATTCACATAGGTAAAAACACAAAAAGTACAATTATTTCAAAAGGGATATCTCTCGGTAAAAGCAACAACACATACAGGGGCTTGGTTGATATAAAAAAAACAGCAGTAAATGCAAGGAATTATTCTCAATGTGATTCATTATTAATAGGAGACAAATGCGGGGCGCATACTTTTCCGTATATTGATGTTGATAACTCAACTGCAATAGTTGAACACGAAGCAACAACATCAAAAATAGCGGAAGATCAAATATTTTATTGCAACCAAAGAGGATTAGATACCGAAAATGCTATAGGCTTGATAGTTAACGGTTTTGCAAAAGAAGTTCTTAACAGATTACCAATGGAATTTGCAACTGAAGCCAGAAAACTTTTATCAATAACTTTAGAAGGAAGTATTGGTTAA
- a CDS encoding T9SS type A sorting domain-containing protein — MKTLTKLIMPALVLVFINYTIEAQTVVATEVFNNPDYIYEGSSRSSNGQYVTVTVDYNSEESAVIKLLERQSDGTYNSLLEYDNFIPDGGTHDIRVNNTPVSNNRIMYNDYMQGWVGDNILCIFEKILTNGSNVRIFEYRNGSSWNHKNINGDLYIFFVVGADFDPGTLGGLPNLNEGWYLIKIDGTTDQYVWSSPVNDFIWASDVEIMIKPGDNDHIYLTRADGSLVKFSRSTGANIGTVKEGNEGDKYKFDEDGNLHRLVSSEHSLIIYDENDNYNSILYETDWSQWNLWNTGMRDWKIIDGLFYGINSTQILHLDKKLIHGYINHRNPYISNYVEGSVISWVNNDGTYGYIGSKNNVINILTVTEEPEDESLIPSLNDSDDDIVAVIDGQTYDGENWNESYHQSTIVFKDGTLPSIGETPDEDWINAAPGTHLMVLFPIELDPRGNNLMFRGAYRVDGTAEHDIHLKVILKEESDVVLAVNDVDNIDISIYPNPARDFINISSSSNIESVVVYDVAGRVIIEIDTMTPSHRINKSKLNISNLNSGIYFVKISGNFGVVVERFVKE, encoded by the coding sequence ATGAAAACATTAACAAAGTTAATTATGCCGGCTCTCGTATTGGTTTTCATAAACTATACAATAGAAGCCCAAACAGTTGTTGCAACAGAAGTATTTAATAACCCAGATTATATTTATGAAGGTTCTTCAAGAAGTAGTAATGGACAATATGTTACAGTAACAGTTGATTATAATTCTGAAGAAAGTGCTGTTATTAAGTTACTTGAAAGACAAAGTGATGGTACATATAATTCTCTACTGGAATATGACAATTTTATTCCGGATGGAGGCACACATGATATTAGAGTAAATAATACACCTGTTTCGAATAACAGAATTATGTATAATGACTATATGCAAGGATGGGTTGGAGATAATATTCTTTGTATATTTGAAAAAATTCTTACAAACGGTTCTAATGTTAGAATATTTGAATATAGAAATGGAAGTTCTTGGAATCATAAAAATATTAACGGTGATTTATACATATTTTTTGTAGTAGGAGCTGATTTTGACCCCGGAACATTGGGTGGTTTACCTAATCTTAATGAAGGTTGGTATCTTATAAAAATTGACGGAACAACAGACCAATATGTTTGGTCAAGTCCAGTAAATGATTTTATCTGGGCTTCAGATGTTGAGATTATGATAAAACCTGGTGATAATGATCATATTTATCTAACACGTGCAGATGGAAGCCTTGTCAAATTCAGCAGATCTACAGGTGCAAACATTGGAACTGTTAAAGAAGGTAATGAAGGTGATAAATACAAATTCGATGAAGACGGAAACTTACACAGGTTGGTTTCTTCAGAACATTCTTTAATTATTTATGATGAAAATGATAACTATAATTCCATTTTGTATGAGACTGATTGGAGTCAATGGAACTTATGGAATACCGGTATGAGAGATTGGAAAATAATTGATGGTTTATTTTATGGTATTAATAGTACGCAAATATTACATCTAGACAAAAAACTTATACATGGATATATTAACCACAGAAATCCATATATATCTAATTATGTAGAAGGAAGTGTAATAAGTTGGGTTAACAACGACGGAACATATGGATACATCGGATCAAAAAATAATGTAATAAATATTTTAACAGTTACTGAAGAACCAGAAGATGAATCTTTAATTCCTTCACTTAACGATAGTGATGATGATATTGTTGCAGTTATTGACGGACAAACTTATGATGGTGAAAATTGGAATGAATCATACCATCAAAGTACAATTGTGTTTAAAGATGGTACATTACCGTCTATAGGAGAAACTCCTGATGAAGATTGGATAAATGCTGCACCAGGAACGCATTTAATGGTATTATTTCCAATTGAACTTGACCCAAGAGGAAATAATCTAATGTTCAGAGGGGCATATAGAGTTGATGGAACAGCAGAACATGACATACACCTTAAGGTTATTTTAAAAGAAGAAAGTGATGTTGTATTAGCAGTAAATGATGTTGATAATATTGATATTTCTATTTATCCAAACCCTGCAAGAGATTTTATAAATATTTCATCTTCTTCAAATATTGAGAGTGTTGTTGTATATGATGTTGCCGGGCGGGTAATCATTGAAATTGATACGATGACTCCAAGTCATCGTATCAATAAAAGTAAACTGAACATTTCAAATCTAAATTCGGGTATTTATTTTGTTAAAATTTCGGGTAATTTTGGTGTGGTTGTTGAAAGGTTTGTTAAGGAATAA
- a CDS encoding FAD-binding protein gives MLRLSKNKKQNETVDVALSHTDSIKALKNNIRGDLYFDNTHRIIYSTDASAYKEKPVAVAYPKDIEDVKKIISFVNTHTVGVASSYTDSMNIIPRGAGTSLAGQVTGKGIVVDVSKYMNKILHFDAEKKLVTVEPGVILSELNLFLKPYGLFFGPETSTENRCTIGGMSGNNACGLHSLIYGSTRDYTHSITTILSDNSEVVFGELSKDEFHKKIKLQNLEGEIYRKTYEILSDNSVRKKIEEQYPDKEIPRRNTGYALDLLIENEVFKDSSKKSFNFSKLLSGSEGTLAFISEITLNLVDLPPENKALLTVHFDKLEDAFYANLIALKYKPGAVELMDRTILDLTKKTKGLEQNRFFLKGEPEAILIIEFARETKEEIQKIAKNLEKEMRSAGYGYHFPLIWDKDVKKVWDLRRAGLGVLSNMPGDAKPVSLVEDTAIKAEKLPEYIKDFQKLLKKHSLECVYHAHIGTGELHLRPILNLKDKKDVALFRTVAFETAKLVKKYKGSLSGEHGDGRLRGEFIPLMYGEKIYNIFKEIKHIWDEKNIFNPGKITDTPPMNEFLRYVPGQETKDIETVFDFSNTGGFLRAAEKCNGSGDCLKPVSAGGTMCPSYKASKNETQSTRARANMLRDVITNEHNPFNNKDLYNILNLCLSCKACKTECPSNVDVTKLKAEFLQHYYDQNGVPLRSRLIANITKINRILSIAPAVSNFFLKSKLFSVPMMKLIGFSSKRKMPVLSKKTLRKLTPKSFRSKFGTGSKEDFLQTSFARKVYLFADEFTNYNDADIGIKAIQLLNYFGYEVRIPNITESGRTYLSKGLVRKAKSIAEKNLNILKNIISEETPLLGIEPSTILSFRDEYPDFFKEGERLKNVAKEVAKNSLMIDEFLAEKMKAGNIKKKQFTKDKKHIKLHGHCQQKAVASTDATKYILSFPKNYTVEEIPSGCCGMAGSFGYEKEHYELSMKIGETVLFPAVRKTSSETIIAAPGTSCRCQIKDGTDRDAVHPVEVLWGALITHD, from the coding sequence ATGTTGAGATTATCTAAAAATAAAAAGCAGAATGAGACTGTCGACGTGGCTTTGAGCCACACCGACAGTATTAAAGCCTTAAAAAATAATATTAGAGGAGACTTATATTTTGATAATACTCACAGAATTATTTATTCCACTGATGCGTCTGCATATAAAGAAAAACCTGTAGCTGTTGCATATCCGAAAGATATAGAGGATGTTAAAAAAATTATTTCTTTTGTGAATACTCATACTGTCGGCGTAGCTTCAAGCTACACCGACAGTATGAATATCATTCCAAGAGGAGCAGGAACCTCTCTTGCCGGGCAAGTAACAGGAAAAGGAATTGTTGTTGATGTATCAAAATACATGAATAAAATTTTACATTTTGATGCAGAAAAAAAACTTGTTACGGTTGAACCGGGTGTTATTTTATCTGAATTAAATCTTTTCTTAAAACCTTACGGATTATTTTTCGGCCCGGAGACATCAACAGAAAATCGTTGTACCATCGGCGGAATGTCAGGCAATAATGCCTGCGGTTTGCATTCTTTAATTTACGGCAGCACAAGAGATTACACACATTCAATAACAACAATTTTAAGTGACAATTCAGAAGTTGTTTTTGGAGAACTTTCAAAAGATGAGTTTCACAAAAAAATAAAGCTTCAAAATCTTGAAGGAGAAATATACAGAAAGACGTATGAAATTTTATCTGATAATTCTGTAAGAAAAAAAATTGAAGAACAATATCCGGACAAAGAAATTCCGCGAAGAAATACAGGATATGCACTTGACTTATTAATTGAAAATGAGGTATTTAAAGACAGCTCAAAAAAATCGTTCAATTTTTCAAAACTCTTATCCGGTTCGGAAGGAACACTTGCTTTTATTTCAGAAATTACTTTAAATCTTGTTGATTTGCCTCCCGAAAATAAAGCCCTTTTAACTGTACATTTCGACAAATTAGAAGATGCTTTTTATGCTAATCTTATTGCTCTGAAATATAAACCCGGAGCTGTTGAGTTAATGGACAGAACAATACTTGATTTAACAAAAAAAACAAAAGGTCTTGAACAAAATCGGTTTTTTTTGAAAGGAGAACCGGAAGCAATATTAATTATTGAATTTGCAAGGGAAACAAAAGAAGAAATTCAAAAAATTGCAAAAAATCTTGAAAAAGAAATGAGAAGTGCCGGCTACGGCTATCATTTTCCTTTGATTTGGGATAAGGATGTTAAAAAGGTATGGGATTTAAGACGTGCCGGATTAGGTGTTTTATCGAATATGCCGGGAGATGCAAAACCGGTAAGTTTGGTGGAAGATACCGCAATTAAGGCAGAAAAACTTCCGGAATATATTAAGGACTTTCAAAAACTTTTGAAAAAGCACAGTTTAGAGTGCGTTTATCATGCTCATATAGGAACGGGAGAGTTGCATCTGCGACCAATTTTGAATTTAAAAGATAAAAAAGATGTTGCTTTATTCAGAACTGTTGCTTTTGAAACTGCTAAACTTGTTAAAAAATATAAAGGCTCATTAAGCGGTGAACACGGCGACGGAAGATTAAGAGGAGAATTCATTCCGCTTATGTACGGAGAAAAAATTTATAATATTTTCAAGGAAATAAAACATATTTGGGATGAAAAAAACATTTTCAATCCGGGTAAAATTACCGACACACCTCCAATGAATGAGTTTTTGCGATATGTTCCCGGACAAGAAACAAAAGATATAGAAACTGTCTTTGACTTTTCAAACACCGGTGGATTTTTAAGGGCTGCGGAGAAATGTAACGGTTCAGGAGATTGTTTAAAACCGGTAAGTGCAGGCGGAACTATGTGTCCGAGCTATAAAGCTTCAAAAAATGAAACTCAATCAACCCGTGCAAGAGCAAATATGTTGAGGGATGTAATTACAAATGAACATAATCCGTTTAATAATAAAGACTTATACAACATTCTCAATCTTTGCTTATCTTGCAAAGCATGCAAAACAGAATGTCCTTCCAATGTTGATGTAACAAAGTTGAAAGCTGAATTTCTGCAACATTATTACGACCAAAACGGTGTTCCGTTAAGAAGTCGTTTAATTGCAAATATTACAAAAATTAATCGGATACTCTCAATTGCTCCGGCGGTCAGTAACTTTTTTCTTAAAAGTAAGCTTTTTTCTGTTCCGATGATGAAGTTAATCGGATTTTCTTCGAAACGAAAAATGCCTGTTTTGTCGAAAAAAACATTGCGTAAATTGACCCCTAAATCCTTCCGAAGCAAGTTCGGGACAGGCTCTAAAGAGGACTTTTTGCAAACTTCGTTTGCTCGAAAAGTATATTTATTTGCAGATGAATTTACTAATTATAATGATGCAGATATCGGAATAAAAGCCATTCAACTTTTGAATTATTTTGGTTATGAAGTCAGAATACCGAACATAACAGAAAGCGGAAGAACATATCTTTCAAAAGGATTAGTGCGAAAAGCAAAGAGCATTGCAGAAAAAAATTTAAATATTCTAAAAAATATCATATCAGAAGAAACCCCGCTTCTCGGAATAGAACCTTCAACTATTTTAAGTTTCAGAGATGAATATCCTGATTTTTTTAAAGAAGGAGAGAGATTAAAAAATGTTGCAAAAGAAGTTGCAAAAAACAGCTTGATGATTGACGAATTTCTTGCAGAAAAAATGAAAGCCGGAAACATCAAAAAAAAGCAATTTACAAAGGACAAAAAACATATTAAACTACATGGGCATTGCCAACAGAAAGCAGTTGCTTCAACTGATGCAACAAAATATATTTTATCTTTTCCGAAAAATTACACAGTTGAAGAAATCCCTTCCGGATGTTGCGGAATGGCGGGTTCTTTCGGATATGAAAAAGAACATTACGAGCTTTCAATGAAAATCGGAGAAACTGTTTTGTTTCCGGCTGTAAGAAAAACATCTTCCGAAACAATTATTGCTGCTCCGGGAACAAGTTGTCGTTGTCAAATAAAAGACGGTACTGACAGAGATGCTGTTCATCCGGTTGAGGTTTTGTGGGGGGCTTTGATTACTCACGATTAA
- a CDS encoding FkbM family methyltransferase produces the protein MIKFLKSIFFKIFNLITGILKFPNLKKGEIGIQLGFDMSAPVTSDLFLMCKRASEKGLIIGVEPDIENHISAQKIIKKNNYSAELVLKATYSEKGETKIYKAKKAAWNQIDKVNLSNKHLFTGDFETVESDTLDNIAKDLNIDTEKIAHINITVNGAEYHTLLGMHNILSNCKNLNITVVAGRYSPNGTINGKPDYLVITDLLTSYGFKVIFKRINQLVWWGFFTKLLVNRKWVYNKKNYGIIMAGKGTKNTKWFQSFN, from the coding sequence ATGATAAAATTTCTTAAATCAATTTTTTTCAAAATATTTAACCTTATCACCGGAATTTTAAAGTTTCCTAATTTAAAAAAAGGAGAAATTGGTATTCAGCTTGGGTTTGATATGTCTGCCCCTGTTACTTCCGATTTATTTTTAATGTGTAAAAGGGCTTCTGAAAAAGGATTAATTATTGGTGTAGAGCCGGATATTGAAAATCATATTTCAGCTCAAAAAATAATTAAAAAAAACAATTATTCTGCTGAACTTGTTCTGAAAGCAACATATTCTGAAAAAGGAGAAACAAAAATTTATAAAGCAAAAAAAGCTGCTTGGAATCAAATAGATAAAGTTAATTTATCGAATAAACATCTTTTTACAGGTGATTTTGAAACAGTTGAATCAGATACTTTAGATAACATTGCAAAAGATTTAAATATTGATACAGAAAAAATTGCACATATAAATATTACGGTAAATGGTGCTGAGTACCACACATTATTGGGAATGCATAATATTTTGTCAAACTGTAAAAATTTAAACATTACGGTAGTTGCAGGAAGGTACAGCCCCAATGGTACAATAAACGGCAAACCGGACTATTTAGTAATTACAGATTTATTAACATCATATGGGTTTAAAGTAATCTTCAAACGAATAAACCAGCTTGTATGGTGGGGATTTTTTACAAAATTACTGGTAAACAGAAAATGGGTATATAACAAAAAAAATTACGGTATTATTATGGCAGGAAAAGGAACAAAGAATACTAAATGGTTTCAATCTTTCAATTAA
- a CDS encoding outer membrane lipoprotein-sorting protein: MKNLKTTSIVIAVLIIASFSANAQLTGRQIVEKAYNIPTGKDKTSVLTMTLTNKQGKQRVRKIKQFSKDMGTVEKSIMYFQSPADVKNTSFMNWTYDNNKADDQWIYLPALKKTKRISSDSKSDYFMGSDFTYDDLGDRKLDADVHKLLKTQTINGTACYVVESKSKDEDYMYSKTITWINKSNFVGVKKEFYDEDGDLLKILTIKKSVKMSGIWVITHSEMKNVQKNHKTSMVLSNIQINTGVSDAKFTERMMMRGI; encoded by the coding sequence ATGAAAAATTTAAAAACAACATCAATAGTAATTGCTGTATTAATAATAGCAAGTTTTAGTGCAAACGCACAATTAACAGGAAGACAAATAGTTGAAAAAGCATACAATATCCCGACAGGAAAGGACAAAACATCTGTTTTAACGATGACACTGACAAATAAACAAGGAAAACAACGAGTGCGAAAAATTAAACAATTCTCAAAAGATATGGGGACAGTTGAAAAAAGCATAATGTATTTTCAGTCTCCGGCAGATGTTAAAAACACATCTTTTATGAACTGGACTTATGACAACAACAAAGCTGATGATCAGTGGATTTATTTGCCGGCATTAAAGAAAACCAAACGTATTTCAAGTGACAGTAAAAGTGATTATTTCATGGGTTCGGATTTTACTTATGATGATCTTGGAGACCGTAAATTAGATGCAGATGTTCACAAACTTTTAAAAACACAAACTATAAACGGAACAGCATGCTATGTTGTTGAAAGTAAATCTAAAGACGAAGATTATATGTATTCTAAAACAATTACATGGATCAATAAATCGAACTTTGTCGGTGTAAAAAAAGAGTTTTATGATGAAGACGGAGATCTTTTGAAAATATTAACGATAAAAAAATCTGTTAAGATGTCAGGTATTTGGGTTATTACACATTCTGAAATGAAGAATGTTCAAAAAAATCATAAAACATCAATGGTATTAAGCAATATTCAAATTAATACAGGAGTATCTGATGCAAAATTTACAGAACGCATGATGATGAGAGGAATATAA